The DNA segment TCCGTTGCCCGTTGAACGACTGGATCCAGACGTACTGAGACGGCGCCCCAAGATCGACGGACAAGAGACCGATGCCGTGATCGAGCACCAGTCATGCACGGCTCATGCCACGAACCTGTGATCGTTGACGGCTCGGACGTAGTGCGGCGCCTCTCGGGCGATGAAGGGACGATCCAAGTCAACGGCAACCCGCCGGCACGGATTGTTTCTGTACCCCACGGGGGTAGGTAGCATGGCCTCATGGTGCCTGGCGGCTTCTTTGCTCTTGCGGTCGTGCCTCGCCCGGATTCGTGAGTTGCAGTCGGTACTCGGCCACCACCTGGGGCAGGATGGGCACTACGGCCGAGGCCTCGGTGAAGACATTGGAAGGCTAGATGACGACCTCACGCGGATACTCGGCGCAGAAAGATAACCACGCTAAGCGGCTGCGCCGTATCGAAGGTCAAGTTCGCGGCATCGCCAAGATGATCGACGACGACAAGTACTGTATCGACATTCTGACCCAGATCAGCGCGGTCAACAGTGCCTTGCGCTCGGTGGCGCTGAGCCTGCTCGACGAGCACCTCGACCACTGTGTGACCCGCGCGGTCGCTGAGGGCGGTGACGAGGCCGACAGGAAGCTGGCTGAGGCCTCCGCTGCGATCGCACGACTCGTACGTTCCTGATCGCTACGGCGTGATTGCGCCACCCCGTAGGGCCACGAGCTTGACCATACGACTCGTGGGCGAGGTAGCGGTTGACCCATTGTCGGATTTCCAAGGTGGCGCGTCCTTTCACGCGGCGCCGTTCACATCCCGGGCAGACCCCCAGCCAGTCGCCCGTGCTGCCTCGCCGGGAGCGATGATCGTGGCGAGATGTTCGGCCTGGGTGCGTCAGCGGGCGACTTCATCAATCTGGGTGACAGTCAGCGATTTCCACGCAATGACGAGAACCCGCAACGCAGCGCAGGTATCGTCGTTGCTTCGCGGCCGGCGCGGCCGCTGGGCTATTGCGGTGGCAGCATGGCCGTCGTCCAAATTTCGGCATACGCCGCGGGAGTTGCCATCCCGGTGTGTTCACGAACGTTTTCGGATCCGGGAGCCGCTCGAAGGCAAACTACTACCACTCTGGGGCGGGATGACGGATTGTTGAGACGGCCGCGGTACCGCCGGCGGGTCAGCGGGTGTGCGGATGGTGCGTGGCGTGTCGAAGGTGAGCAGACCGACACCGGTGCCGATGACCAGCAGTCCCAGCACCAGTGCTGCGGTGAGGGGTTCGCCGAGCCAGCCCACGCCGAGCCCGACGCCCGCGATCGGGACTAGGAAGGTCACCGTTGAGGCGGCGACAGGACCGGCGTGGCGGATGATCCAGAAGTAGAGCAGGTAGCCGCCTGCAGTGGCGCCCACCCCGAGCACCGCGACCGCTGCGATCGCGGCGGCGGTCATTGGCCCCCGGGGCGGTGCCGCCCAGGTGGCGGCCACGGTCACCGGAATCAGCAGGGCCGCAGCGGCCAATTGCTGGCCCAGCGCCAGCGTCATCGGTGCGGTGTCGGGGAAGGCACGCCGGGCGTACGTGCCGCCCAGGGCATAGGACAGTGCTGCGGCCAGGGATGCCCCGGCAGCCAGGGCGGTGCCTGTACTTGGGGGCAGTGGGGCGCCGCCGAGCAGGATGACCACGCCGAAGACGCCGGCGGCGACACCGAGTACCCTGCGCCAGGTGATGCGCTGGCCGAGCCAGGCCGCGGCGACCAGGATGGTGAACATCGGGGTGGTGGCGTTCAGAATCGCTGCCATCGAGGCGTTGAGCCCAACGATGGCGGTGGCCACAAGGGTCAGAGGGACCGCGACGTTGAGGGCGGCCAGCAGCACGAATGCTCCGAACCGCTGGTGCACCCCGCGCCAGACGTCGCGGCGAGCGGCGGCGATCACGGCGAGCACGACCGCGGCCACGGCCAGCCGGACGTGGGTGGTGCCGACAGGGCCGAAAGCTGGCGCAGCGATCTTGATCAGCGGGAATGCGCTGCCCCACAGGGCGCCAAGCAATAGCAGAGCGCTGAGCACAAGTCCCGGATGAGGCTTGTCGGCGAACGCGCGGCCAGCATCGATGTCGCCGCTGCCGGGGTTGCGCGGCGAGGTGGTCTGGTGTGGTGTCGACATATCAGCTTCCTAAGCCGTTGTGATACTCGGGTGAAGTCAGAGGGCTCCGCGTCGGCCCGGTTGGCTCTAGGCCTGGCCCACCCCGCCAAGGCAGCCAGGGTCGAAGAGCCGTTGCAGGTGTAGGAAGACCGCGACGCGAGGATCACCGCGCTCTGGTCGGGCGCCGCCCTCGCTGGAGCCCCCGGTAGTAGAGGCGTTGGGTCCGGCCGTCGGCGGTGGTGCGCTCATCGGGAGTCGGCAGTACCTGCGCGATTCCAGGTCAAGAGCGGACCAGGCGGGCGATGGCGTCGGAGGCCTCCTGGATTTTCTCGTCGGCCTGCTGGCCGCCGGTTCGAGCCGCGTCGACCACACAGTGGCTGAGGTGCTCTTCGAGCAGGCCGAGCGAAACCGACTGCAGCGCCTTGGTCGTTGCGGAGACCTGGGTGAGGATGTCGATGCAGTACTCCTCTTCCTCGACCATCCGCTGGAGACCACGGACCTGACCCTCGATACGCCGTAGTCGGCGCAGGTACTCGTCTTTCCGCTGTATGTAGCCGTGCGGTGTGTGGTTTCCGTGGGCTGGCATCTACTCCCCCGCTCGACTCAGTGTCGACTTGATCATCAGTTCACCATACCCCCCCACGGTATTTTTGTATACTCTACGGGGGTATGGTACGCATGATCCCGGACGCCAGCACATGCCGTCAACGAAGCCGGAATCCGACTGACGCCCTTGACAAATCACAACAGGACCCAGCGCACTCGTCGGGTCTGTTCCCTACCGGTACGGAGTAACCGATGTCATCCGCAACGCAGGCGCCACCGACCAATCGCCGCTGGTGGGCCCTTGCTCTGATCGCCGCCGCCCAGTTCATGGTCATCATGGACACCTCGATCATCGGCGTGGCTCTGCCTCAAATGCAGGCCGATCTCAGGCTCACTCAGGAGAACCTGTCCTGGGTCTTCAATGCTTACGTCGTCGCCCTTGGTGGTCTGCTGCTGCTTGGCGGCCGCCTGTCGGACCTGTTGGGTGCCCGCCGTGTGTTCGGCACCGGCTGGGGCATTCTGCTGGTCGGCTCGGCGGTTGCCGGCGCCGCCGGCACCGTCGGCATCGAGCTGGCCGGACGGGCTGTTCAGGGGGTCGGCGCGGCCCTGATCGCGCCGGCGGCACTCACCTTGTTGATGATGCTGTTCGGTTCGTCGCCCAAGGAGCTGACCAAGGCGCTGGCGCTCTACGGCGCCGCCGCACCTGCCGGGGGTACCGCCGGCGTCTTCCTCGGCGGCGTGATCACCCAGTACCTGTCCTGGCCCTGGGTTTTCTATATCAATATCCCCGTCGCGCTGGTCGCGCTAGCCGCCACCCCGGCGCTGATGCCGGCCGGTGGTGCCGGTGGCCGCGGCTCGGTGGACGTCTTCGGCGCCTTGACCGTTACCGGCGGCCTGGCCGCCGTGGTCTACGGGGTCGTGCGGGCCCCCGAGATCGGCTGGGCCGCAGTCGGAACCTGGTTGGCGCTGGGTATCGGCGCTGCGCTGTTGGTCGTGTTCTTCATCATCCAGGCCTCGCGCCGGGAGCCACTGATGCGGTTGTCGATCTTGCGTACCCCCAACCTCGGGGCGGCCAACCTCGCCCAACTGCTGCTCGGCGGTGCCTGGATTCCGATGTGGTTCTTCCTCAACCTCTACCTACAGCAGGTCCTGGGCTATAGCGCCTTCCCCTCCGGTGCCGCGCTGGTACCGATGACGATGCTGATCATGATCGGCATGATCGTGCTCGCCCCTGCGATGATCAACCGGTTCGGCCCGAAGGCGCTCATCGTCACTGGGCTGGCCATTCTCGCCGCCGGGATGGGATGGCTATCGCTGATCAGCCCGAACGGCAGCTACGCAGTAGACGTCCTGCCCGCCTCGCTGGTCGCCGCGCTCGGAATGTCGCTGGCGTTCATCCCCTCCCTGGGCACCGCGATCTCCTCCGCCCCGCCCGAGGAGGGCGGCCTGGCCGCGGGCATCGTCAACACCAGCTACCAGGTCGGTTCCGCCCTCGGCCTCGCCGCCATGACCGCTTTGGCCGCCTCCTACGGTGCCGATCAGCTCGGCAATGCGATCGCCCTGACCGACGGGTTCTCCGCCGCCTTCCTTGGCGCCGGAGCCATCGCCCTGGCTGGCGCGCTCCTGGCCGCAATCACCCTGCGCCGCAATCCATCCAGCGCCGACGCGCCACAGCCCACGTCCGACACGACCACCTGATCGACCGGTGGGCGGCATCACGCCAACGGTACTTGCCGCCCACCAACCCAAAACCCGCCCGAACACCGATCACCCCTAATCGAAAGGGTCCTCGCATGGGCACCGTTCGCCCTCTTCACGTCGCCGTTGGTCAGTCAACGACCACCCGGCACGTCTTGCGTTGTCTGGCCGCATGCGCCGTCGACATCGTCTTCAACGAACGTCGGACACAGAGCGCTTGCTCTTCCGAAACCTGCCGCTGACCCAGTCGCCACCCGACGACCACCTCACCACCAGGGAGTACACCATGAACACCGACACGCCGATCCTGATCGCCTACGACGGGTCCCCGGATGCTCGCGCGGCCATCGATCACACGGCCCGCCTGCTGCCCGGCGCCCACGCCGTCATCCTCTACGCCCGTCAACCCTTGGAAAGCGTCTCCGCGCATCTGGAAGGCCACCCCGCCCTCGAAGAGCTGCAGAAATTCGACGCGGCCACTCACGACGCCGCCGCCCAGATCGCCGCGGAGGGAGCCAAGCACGCCAGCGATGCTGGTCTGCTTGCCGAGCCACGAGTCTCCTCGACGATGAGCACGGCCTCCGAGGCCATCGCCGGCGCCGCCGACGAGGTCGACGCGTCGCTGATCGTGATCGGCTCCCGTGGCCGCCGCGGACTCCGCGCCACTCTTCTCGGCAGCACTTCCGCGAGCGTTCTGCACCACGCGAGCCGCCCCGTCCTCGTGATCCCGTCGGCCCAGGTCGCCCGCGCCCGCCACACGACGACGGAGTAAGCCGGGCGCGCGCGAATCGGACGGCTCCTGCCACGAACGACCGCTCATGGCGTGTTCGACACCCAGAATCGAAGGAGAATCTGATGACACGGCTTCCCCCGCTCACCCCGGACACCGCCCAGGGCGCCGCGCGGAGACTACTGAGCGACCTTCTCGCCCGCCACGGCGAAGTCGGCTCCATGGTCGCCACCATGGCCCACTCACCCGCCGTCCTCGGCGGCTACCTCGACCTGAGCCGGGCGATGAAGCGATCCAAGCTGCCTCGGCAGATCACCGAACGCATCTCCCTCGCCGTGCAACACCACCAAGGGTGCGTTCTTTGTCTGGCCGCGCACACCAACGGAGCGCGCGCCGCAGGGGTGGATGACGCTGAGATCACGAAGGCACGCGAAGGCACCTCCGCCGACCCTGCGATTGCCGCGATCGTGGCCTTCGGCCTCCAGGTCCACACGGCGCCGGCCACCATCACCGACGACCAGATCACCGGCCTGCGCCAACACGGTTACACCGACCGGCAGATCACAGACGTCGTGGGCATCGTGGCCCTCAACGTCCTCACCGGAGCCTTCAATCTCGTCGCCGGACTCCAACCGACACAGAGCGCAGTCCCCAACGAACCAGCCCGACAGCCCGGCCGAACGACCACTTCGGTAAAACCCTTGACCCTTTGACCGCGGGCCCTCTCCGCAGGAGAAGCCTCACCGCACACGTCTCTGGCGACCGATCAACGACAGGCTCACGAGATCGACGGGGCGCGTAGCGCGGCGGGGCGTTCCTTGCGGCGGCTCGCCGCCGTTTAGGAAGTGGGCGCGGCGACGATCACTGCGTTGAACAAGCTCCGCGCCGTTGCTGCCGTGCTGAATCTGCCTGCAGTAGAATCATTTCCAATAATCCGCAGGCTCGCTACCGTTCGGCTCGCCCCGGCCGCGGACGGTGCTGGTGCAGAGCCCGGCGAAGCCGCCAGCGGCATCCCTCGGCCCGTCGGCCCGCGAGGCTGTGCCGTCGTCGAGTGATACGGCTCTCCGGGGTGGAGTCTGTCAGCATCGCGCGAGGACATACGCGCTCGAACCGTTCAATAGCTCCTCCCGATCACCGCCCGTTGCATCTATCGACGAGATCGCGCGGCCTGGCCGGACGGCGGCAACACCACACTGATCGAGTGGCAGCGTGCCCATCTTGTCGAGAATCACCTCATAGCCATGCTTCTGCAGAAAGTCGACGACATCCTGGGCTGACCGGGCGCCGGATGGTGCAGGGGTAGACGGAGCGGCGGTGGCGATCGACACCGCTGCCAAAAGCGTGGCGACCGAGGCGATTGATCCGATCTTGGCCACTGCGTCGCCTTTCCCACGTGAACCTGCCCCGGATGACGGCGAAGCCCCTCTGGGAACCATACCCCTAGTGGGTATAGCGCGGATGGTACGACCCCCCGGGCGTCAGGGGAAAGTCGCCTCTGTGCCGTCAGCCCACACGTCACACCTGTCCGCGCCTCGGAATCCATCCGGACCGCAATCAAAACATCACCGCTGCAGCAGTTGTCGTGGCCAGCCGCGCCATCATCTCGCCCCGGCACAGCCGTGACGTCACCCGATCCTGCACATGGCCCGGTCACTGACACCGGGACCATGCTGGACGTGCCTGCGACGCAACACTTTTGGAATGCACGTCCACTGGGGCAATCCCATGGCGTTCAACTGCGAGCGTCAACAGTCGCGTGCATGTCTGCATATACTCCCTACGGGTATGGGGTGTACGCTCCACGGCAGAGGTGAAACACGTTGGCGCAGGCGGGCAGCGCCTCGATTCTGCGGTTGTTCACGCCGATATGGCAGACGTTGAAGGGACGAGAGATGTTTCGGGTCGTGCAGCGCATGTGGATACCGATGGTGGTGGTAGTAGTGGTCGCGGTCGCAGTGTTTGCGGTGATTCGGCTGCAAGGGGTCGCCGGATCCACGACAGCCGGTCCGAGCGCCATCAGGGATGGATCGGAGCCCGTCATTCCCAAAGACGTGATCTATGAGGTGTTCGGCCCCTCGGGAACGACAGGCCAGGCGAACTTCCTCGACGAGCATGCTCAGCCGCAGCGTGCGAACTTCACCACATTGCCGTGGTCGTACACGATCTCGACAAGACTGATGTCGGTCTTCGCCAATGTGGTCGCGCAGGGCGACAGCGGCACGCTCGGCTGCCGGATCACCATCAATGGCGTCGTTCGCGACGAGCAGTCGGCGACCGCCCATAACGCCCAGGTCTTCTGCTTGGTGAAATCCGCATGAGCAAACACATGGCCGCTGCCAAGGCGTCCCGCATCGCGTCGACCGTCCGCCGGGTGCCCGGTCTGATGATCGTGGCCTGGCTGGTAGCGATGGTGGCGGTGAGTGTCGTTGTGCCGTCGCTCGAAAAGGTCGGCCAAGCGAACTTGGTTTCGCTGGCGCCCGAGGATGCGCCGTCTTATGCGGCGCTCAAGAAGCTGGGCGAAGAGTTCGATCAGTTCGGCTTCGACAGCATGGTCATGGTGCTGCTGGAAAGCGATACCGAACTCGGCGATGAGGCGCGCGACTACTACCGTGGCCTGGTCGCGCAGTTCAAGGACGACCGAGAGCA comes from the Mycolicibacterium litorale genome and includes:
- the ricR gene encoding copper-sensing transcriptional repressor RicR codes for the protein MTTSRGYSAQKDNHAKRLRRIEGQVRGIAKMIDDDKYCIDILTQISAVNSALRSVALSLLDEHLDHCVTRAVAEGGDEADRKLAEASAAIARLVRS
- a CDS encoding DMT family transporter; the protein is MSTPHQTTSPRNPGSGDIDAGRAFADKPHPGLVLSALLLLGALWGSAFPLIKIAAPAFGPVGTTHVRLAVAAVVLAVIAAARRDVWRGVHQRFGAFVLLAALNVAVPLTLVATAIVGLNASMAAILNATTPMFTILVAAAWLGQRITWRRVLGVAAGVFGVVILLGGAPLPPSTGTALAAGASLAAALSYALGGTYARRAFPDTAPMTLALGQQLAAAALLIPVTVAATWAAPPRGPMTAAAIAAVAVLGVGATAGGYLLYFWIIRHAGPVAASTVTFLVPIAGVGLGVGWLGEPLTAALVLGLLVIGTGVGLLTFDTPRTIRTPADPPAVPRPSQQSVIPPQSGSSLPSSGSRIRKRS
- a CDS encoding metal-sensitive transcriptional regulator; protein product: MPAHGNHTPHGYIQRKDEYLRRLRRIEGQVRGLQRMVEEEEYCIDILTQVSATTKALQSVSLGLLEEHLSHCVVDAARTGGQQADEKIQEASDAIARLVRS
- a CDS encoding MFS transporter; the encoded protein is MSSATQAPPTNRRWWALALIAAAQFMVIMDTSIIGVALPQMQADLRLTQENLSWVFNAYVVALGGLLLLGGRLSDLLGARRVFGTGWGILLVGSAVAGAAGTVGIELAGRAVQGVGAALIAPAALTLLMMLFGSSPKELTKALALYGAAAPAGGTAGVFLGGVITQYLSWPWVFYINIPVALVALAATPALMPAGGAGGRGSVDVFGALTVTGGLAAVVYGVVRAPEIGWAAVGTWLALGIGAALLVVFFIIQASRREPLMRLSILRTPNLGAANLAQLLLGGAWIPMWFFLNLYLQQVLGYSAFPSGAALVPMTMLIMIGMIVLAPAMINRFGPKALIVTGLAILAAGMGWLSLISPNGSYAVDVLPASLVAALGMSLAFIPSLGTAISSAPPEEGGLAAGIVNTSYQVGSALGLAAMTALAASYGADQLGNAIALTDGFSAAFLGAGAIALAGALLAAITLRRNPSSADAPQPTSDTTT
- a CDS encoding universal stress protein; translation: MNTDTPILIAYDGSPDARAAIDHTARLLPGAHAVILYARQPLESVSAHLEGHPALEELQKFDAATHDAAAQIAAEGAKHASDAGLLAEPRVSSTMSTASEAIAGAADEVDASLIVIGSRGRRGLRATLLGSTSASVLHHASRPVLVIPSAQVARARHTTTE
- a CDS encoding carboxymuconolactone decarboxylase family protein; its protein translation is MTRLPPLTPDTAQGAARRLLSDLLARHGEVGSMVATMAHSPAVLGGYLDLSRAMKRSKLPRQITERISLAVQHHQGCVLCLAAHTNGARAAGVDDAEITKAREGTSADPAIAAIVAFGLQVHTAPATITDDQITGLRQHGYTDRQITDVVGIVALNVLTGAFNLVAGLQPTQSAVPNEPARQPGRTTTSVKPLTL
- a CDS encoding MmpS family transport accessory protein, translating into MFRVVQRMWIPMVVVVVVAVAVFAVIRLQGVAGSTTAGPSAIRDGSEPVIPKDVIYEVFGPSGTTGQANFLDEHAQPQRANFTTLPWSYTISTRLMSVFANVVAQGDSGTLGCRITINGVVRDEQSATAHNAQVFCLVKSA